A part of Desulfobacter sp. genomic DNA contains:
- a CDS encoding alanine racemase, whose translation MSDMPEILPELVVQNLARDFFNSRDLYMDMAEAYGTPLYLVAPAVLREKADRFRAAFSRHLPETGFYYAMKSNNLPYISGALLAQGFGLDVSSGMELAVALELGAKDIIFSGPGKTEEELRMAVENRHRVTLLLDSAGELARLQSLGAGCSPPLRVGIRVNVTPQGLWRKFGVLAGDLPEMYRRIDGCAGLTFCGLQFHSSWNLNPERQAAAIRLMGENLKTLPPGMIEALEFLDIGGGYWPPQGEWLVSDQPLVHHYHRAESIDTFAREISHAVKEWIFPVKTCRICFEPGRWICNDAMHLLIRVVDQKAPDLVITDAGTNAVGWERFETDYFPVLNLTRPSLTERACHVLGALCTPHDVWGYAVHGEAVDEGDILMIPNQGAYTWSLRQEFIKPLPRVVLLEGKGRLLG comes from the coding sequence ATGAGCGATATGCCTGAAATTCTGCCTGAACTCGTGGTTCAGAATCTTGCCCGTGATTTTTTCAATTCCCGGGATCTGTATATGGATATGGCAGAGGCGTATGGCACCCCCCTTTACCTGGTGGCACCCGCTGTGCTTCGTGAAAAGGCAGACCGGTTCCGGGCCGCCTTTTCCCGGCACCTGCCCGAAACAGGGTTCTACTATGCCATGAAGAGCAATAACCTGCCCTATATTTCCGGCGCCCTGCTTGCCCAGGGATTCGGCCTGGATGTATCCAGCGGCATGGAATTGGCCGTTGCCCTGGAACTGGGGGCAAAGGATATTATTTTCAGCGGCCCGGGCAAGACCGAAGAGGAACTGCGCATGGCCGTGGAAAACCGGCACCGGGTCACCCTGCTGCTGGACAGTGCCGGAGAGTTGGCACGCCTTCAATCCCTTGGGGCCGGCTGCAGCCCCCCCCTGAGGGTGGGTATTCGGGTAAATGTCACTCCCCAGGGGCTCTGGCGGAAATTCGGCGTATTGGCTGGCGACCTGCCTGAAATGTACCGGCGGATAGATGGATGCGCCGGGCTTACCTTCTGTGGCCTGCAGTTCCACTCTTCATGGAACCTGAACCCGGAACGGCAGGCGGCGGCTATCCGGTTGATGGGAGAGAACTTGAAGACCCTACCTCCCGGAATGATAGAGGCCCTGGAATTTCTGGACATCGGTGGCGGCTACTGGCCGCCCCAGGGGGAGTGGCTGGTGTCGGACCAGCCACTGGTCCATCATTACCACCGGGCCGAATCCATAGACACCTTTGCCAGGGAAATCAGCCATGCGGTGAAAGAGTGGATATTTCCGGTGAAAACCTGCCGGATCTGCTTTGAACCGGGGCGATGGATCTGCAACGATGCCATGCATCTTCTGATCCGGGTGGTGGACCAGAAGGCACCGGACCTGGTGATCACCGACGCCGGCACCAATGCCGTGGGCTGGGAACGGTTCGAAACCGATTATTTCCCGGTATTGAATTTAACCCGGCCCTCTCTCACCGAGCGGGCCTGCCATGTCCTGGGTGCGCTGTGCACCCCCCACGACGTATGGGGCTATGCCGTCCACGGAGAGGCGGTTGATGAAGGGGACATTCTGATGATTCCCAACCAGGGGGCCTACACCTGGAGCCTGAGGCAGGAATTCATCAAGCCCCTGCCGCGGGTGGTCCTATTGGAAGGAAAGGGGCGGCTGCTGGGCTAG
- a CDS encoding ATP-grasp domain-containing protein — translation MKKLLHKRVLVVGTTADYIDWIRQASPGRCLFITDPAVRHAATEKRPEKHEEILVPLNDPAVVRAALDRHLERHHIRLSGITCYDCEHLWLTAELAGGLGLVYPGRKAVDNARDKYLSKQIWQAAGVDCPAVALVNAVEDAQSFLAGLPHGIVLKPVAGSGSELVFQCRQPQEVAVAFSVVQEELKTRTADPLFRSGRPDLMLAEEMIPGPEYSCDFIMGSDTARIIRVTKKIKPRHLPFGTTAGYVLVANPAAHLDMDMLRQTMYRAAGALGIHSGICMADFILARDRGESRAPVLIEMTPRPGGDCLPHLLKQAGNLDIISLALDVAVAAAEGKIPILNGSLAFTPMVAMKILADRGGTLKNIDLSGLNGDKRIREIYLSKQPGHKVVMPPHDYDSRVLGHITFLPDNPAYPETLSKLISLRVKVEMDQ, via the coding sequence ATGAAAAAGCTGTTGCATAAACGGGTATTGGTGGTGGGCACCACCGCCGACTATATCGACTGGATCCGGCAGGCCTCACCGGGAAGGTGCCTGTTCATCACCGACCCTGCCGTACGCCATGCCGCCACGGAGAAACGCCCGGAAAAACATGAAGAGATTCTGGTGCCGCTCAATGACCCGGCTGTGGTCCGGGCGGCACTGGATCGCCACCTGGAACGGCACCATATCAGGCTGTCGGGCATCACCTGTTACGACTGCGAGCATCTGTGGCTCACGGCTGAGCTGGCCGGGGGCCTGGGGCTGGTTTACCCGGGCAGAAAGGCGGTGGACAATGCCAGGGACAAATACCTGTCCAAGCAGATCTGGCAGGCGGCCGGGGTGGACTGCCCGGCCGTGGCCCTTGTCAACGCGGTGGAAGACGCCCAGTCCTTTCTGGCCGGTCTCCCCCACGGGATTGTTCTCAAGCCCGTTGCGGGCAGCGGCAGTGAACTGGTGTTCCAATGCCGGCAGCCCCAGGAGGTGGCCGTTGCATTCTCCGTGGTGCAGGAGGAGCTGAAGACCCGAACGGCCGATCCCCTGTTCAGGTCCGGCCGCCCCGATCTGATGCTGGCCGAGGAGATGATCCCCGGGCCGGAGTACAGCTGTGACTTTATCATGGGATCGGACACGGCCCGGATTATCCGGGTCACCAAAAAGATCAAACCCCGGCACCTGCCCTTCGGCACCACTGCCGGCTATGTGCTGGTGGCCAACCCGGCCGCCCATTTGGATATGGATATGCTCAGGCAGACCATGTACCGGGCTGCCGGCGCCCTGGGGATTCACAGCGGGATCTGCATGGCGGACTTTATCCTGGCCCGGGACCGGGGAGAGAGCAGGGCGCCTGTTCTCATTGAGATGACCCCGAGGCCGGGGGGCGACTGCCTGCCTCACCTGCTCAAGCAGGCCGGCAACCTGGATATCATCAGCCTTGCCCTGGATGTGGCCGTGGCGGCCGCAGAAGGGAAAATACCGATACTGAACGGCAGCCTGGCGTTCACGCCCATGGTGGCCATGAAAATCCTGGCCGACCGGGGCGGCACCCTGAAAAATATTGATCTGAGCGGCCTGAATGGTGACAAGAGGATCCGGGAGATATATCTCTCGAAACAGCCGGGCCATAAGGTGGTCATGCCCCCCCATGATTATGACAGCCGGGTGCTGGGGCATATTACCTTTCTACCCGACAACCCCGCTTACCCTGAAACCTTAAGCAAACTGATCAGCCTGCGGGTGAAGGTGGAGATGGACCAATGA
- a CDS encoding MBL fold metallo-hydrolase: MTRLIIAGVILLAFVFGSGLHADAAKTDIIPTSEGRLKITLVGHGSLIFEYGGKTIHVDPWTKMGDYNSLPKADLVLVTHHHRDHLDPAALDIIRKDNTIVVMTPKCARQMEVGNGPPPVLMANGDKKKLAGFSIEAIPAYNRVHKRDNGEPFHPKGEGNGYIITFGDKRIYVAGDTENTPEMKALKGIDAAFIPMNLPYTMDSEMAADAAKAFKPRLLYPYHTRSKEADQVPGFIKLMRGIEGVEIRDLN; encoded by the coding sequence ATGACACGATTAATAATTGCAGGCGTGATTCTGCTGGCATTTGTCTTTGGATCCGGTCTCCATGCCGACGCCGCCAAAACCGATATCATTCCAACGTCTGAAGGAAGGTTGAAAATCACTTTAGTCGGCCACGGCAGCCTCATCTTCGAATACGGCGGAAAAACAATCCATGTCGACCCATGGACCAAGATGGGGGATTATAACTCACTGCCCAAAGCAGACCTTGTCCTGGTTACCCATCACCACAGGGACCATCTGGACCCTGCTGCCTTGGACATCATCAGAAAAGACAATACCATTGTTGTCATGACCCCAAAATGCGCCCGGCAGATGGAAGTGGGAAACGGGCCACCGCCCGTCCTGATGGCCAACGGGGATAAAAAAAAACTGGCCGGCTTTTCCATTGAGGCCATCCCCGCATACAACCGGGTCCACAAACGGGACAACGGCGAACCCTTTCATCCCAAAGGCGAGGGCAACGGCTATATCATCACCTTCGGGGATAAACGCATCTATGTGGCCGGAGATACCGAAAACACTCCGGAGATGAAAGCATTGAAAGGCATTGATGCGGCCTTTATTCCCATGAACCTGCCCTATACCATGGATTCTGAAATGGCCGCCGATGCCGCCAAAGCGTTCAAACCCAGGTTGCTCTACCCCTACCACACCAGAAGCAAGGAAGCCGACCAGGTGCCCGGCTTCATAAAATTGATGAGGGGGATTGAGGGGGTTGAAATCAGGGATTTGAATTAA
- a CDS encoding MFS transporter, with protein MKKHSSAIALNLSVFIYMFGVGVIVPLLPQKIIDLTGSLTTVGWLASAFALPFVLLQFPMGRLSGRYGFRRFLLGGYIICSLSGLFYAFSDSREAVFFGRLLQGMGEAPLWALAPALLSMRYPAAKGRAIGIYNAAIHMGLTLGSGFGILAAGYWKSNEFFLLFSLLGAAGAVIVLWGAKDPRMPRIPLGDGADWRGLKRLLKQPAAIAVLSGIILYGAGYGTSITVLPGFLIQAKGFTQAQAGFYFLLFYTGIGLSQIITGPLSDRCGRRRTMVWGLLMAAAGFWQFPGRTGWMVYPWLFLASAGLGVFCVAALAWLNNSVEDALKGTVSGAFYLFWGMGYFSGPLLSGRAQEGTGGLTGFQFLALLFLVQALSQVVIRRRKLARTPCN; from the coding sequence ATGAAAAAACACAGCTCGGCCATTGCGCTGAACCTGTCGGTATTTATATACATGTTCGGGGTGGGCGTCATCGTCCCCCTGCTTCCCCAGAAAATCATTGACCTTACCGGATCACTGACAACCGTCGGCTGGCTGGCCTCGGCATTTGCCCTGCCCTTTGTCCTGCTCCAATTTCCCATGGGCCGCCTTTCGGGCCGGTACGGATTCCGGCGCTTTCTTCTGGGCGGCTATATTATCTGCTCCCTTTCAGGCCTTTTTTACGCCTTTTCAGACAGCCGGGAGGCGGTATTCTTCGGGCGGCTGCTCCAGGGAATGGGAGAAGCCCCGTTATGGGCACTGGCCCCGGCGCTCCTATCCATGCGCTACCCGGCGGCAAAGGGCAGGGCCATTGGCATTTACAATGCCGCCATTCACATGGGCCTCACCTTGGGCAGCGGTTTCGGCATTCTGGCAGCAGGATACTGGAAATCCAATGAGTTTTTCCTATTATTTTCCCTCCTGGGTGCGGCGGGCGCTGTCATTGTGCTGTGGGGAGCCAAAGATCCCCGGATGCCCCGGATCCCCCTGGGCGATGGCGCTGACTGGCGAGGATTAAAAAGGCTGCTGAAACAGCCGGCAGCCATTGCCGTGCTCAGCGGCATTATCCTGTACGGCGCCGGATACGGCACATCCATTACCGTGCTGCCGGGATTCCTCATCCAGGCTAAAGGGTTTACCCAGGCCCAGGCCGGATTCTATTTTTTATTATTTTACACCGGTATCGGCCTCTCCCAAATCATTACCGGCCCCCTATCCGACCGCTGCGGCCGGCGCCGCACCATGGTATGGGGACTTTTGATGGCCGCCGCCGGATTCTGGCAGTTTCCGGGCAGGACCGGCTGGATGGTATACCCCTGGCTGTTTCTGGCCAGTGCCGGCCTGGGGGTATTCTGTGTGGCGGCCCTGGCGTGGCTGAACAATTCAGTGGAGGATGCGCTGAAGGGGACGGTATCCGGGGCGTTTTACCTGTTCTGGGGCATGGGGTATTTTTCAGGGCCGCTGTTATCCGGCCGCGCCCAGGAAGGCACCGGAGGGCTCACCGGGTTTCAGTTCTTGGCCCTGCTGTTTTTGGTGCAGGCCTTGTCCCAGGTGGTGATCCGCCGCAGGAAACTGGCCCGGACCCCTTGTAACTAA
- a CDS encoding S-adenosylmethionine decarboxylase, translating to MNTSSAIRLNTVPEAWGIASAIDIYDCDPGKIRNAEYIKCFVRELCDLIEMKRFGETQVVHFGEDEKVEGFSMVQLIETSLISAHFANLTNATYLDVFSCKPYDPEVVRRFSQDYFNGSRSCLSVTYRH from the coding sequence ATGAACACCTCATCTGCCATCCGGTTAAATACCGTTCCCGAAGCATGGGGAATTGCATCCGCCATTGATATTTATGACTGCGATCCCGGAAAAATCAGAAATGCCGAATATATAAAATGCTTTGTAAGGGAATTGTGCGACCTCATTGAGATGAAACGGTTCGGAGAGACCCAGGTGGTCCATTTTGGAGAAGATGAAAAGGTTGAAGGGTTTTCAATGGTTCAGCTGATTGAAACTTCCCTGATTTCCGCTCATTTTGCCAATCTGACCAACGCCACATACCTGGATGTGTTCAGCTGCAAGCCCTATGATCCAGAAGTGGTCCGGCGTTTTTCCCAGGATTATTTCAACGGGTCCCGCTCCTGCCTGAGCGTGACCTACAGGCATTAG
- a CDS encoding GNAT family N-acetyltransferase, giving the protein MKIRVLKDQLSCRLAWERNWPAKGLFDFWEVRECFHTAFSRPLHFVVAEEREAILGFLPLCWNAETGQYVAFPGETWQGKTWIEQNRIFAASPQVLDKMLAAVPGRVHLRYLLPAGGAGAGRDLPEDETGYLFYPGRYGFSYPAYWAALPGKTRRKLAADLRRIESCGLSYRFDAYEDLQSMYALNLENYGDASYFSDIRFRKGFEYLGRLLWDAGMLRVTTVLAGGRVAAVDMGAVCNNTYTLLAGGTHPDFTGIAKVINLHHLARACEKRFDSVDFLCGDFNWKTRFRLTQRPLYQLSRMDVSAVAAGEFHEKAVA; this is encoded by the coding sequence ATGAAAATCCGTGTGTTAAAGGATCAGTTAAGCTGCCGGCTGGCCTGGGAACGTAATTGGCCGGCAAAGGGGCTGTTTGATTTCTGGGAAGTCAGGGAGTGCTTTCACACGGCCTTTTCACGGCCCCTGCACTTTGTCGTTGCCGAGGAAAGGGAGGCCATCCTTGGGTTTCTGCCCCTGTGCTGGAATGCAGAAACCGGCCAGTACGTCGCCTTTCCCGGTGAAACCTGGCAGGGGAAGACCTGGATCGAACAGAACCGCATTTTTGCCGCCTCTCCCCAGGTTCTGGATAAGATGCTGGCGGCCGTTCCCGGCCGGGTCCATCTGCGTTACCTGCTGCCGGCAGGTGGTGCGGGAGCCGGGCGGGACCTGCCTGAAGATGAAACCGGCTACCTGTTTTATCCGGGACGATACGGGTTTTCCTACCCGGCCTATTGGGCCGCCCTTCCCGGCAAAACCCGCCGGAAACTGGCTGCGGATCTGCGAAGGATCGAATCCTGTGGGCTGTCCTACCGCTTTGACGCATATGAAGATCTTCAATCCATGTATGCATTGAACCTTGAGAATTATGGAGACGCCTCCTACTTTAGTGATATCCGCTTCCGCAAAGGCTTTGAGTATCTGGGGCGGCTGCTTTGGGATGCCGGCATGCTGAGGGTGACCACCGTGCTGGCCGGTGGCAGGGTGGCCGCCGTGGATATGGGGGCGGTGTGCAATAATACCTATACCCTGCTGGCCGGCGGCACCCATCCAGATTTTACCGGAATCGCCAAGGTGATCAACCTGCATCATCTGGCCCGGGCCTGTGAAAAGCGGTTTGACAGCGTGGATTTTCTGTGCGGAGACTTTAACTGGAAAACACGGTTCCGCCTTACCCAGCGTCCCCTGTATCAATTGAGCCGTATGGACGTCAGCGCCGTTGCGGCCGGGGAATTTCATGAAAAAGCTGTTGCATAA